The following are from one region of the Lacinutrix sp. Bg11-31 genome:
- the rpoC gene encoding DNA-directed RNA polymerase subunit beta', giving the protein MARKQDKNTVQRFNKISIGLASPESILAESRGEVLKPETINYRTHKPERDGLFCERIFGPVKDYECACGKYKRIRYKGIVCDRCGVEVTEKKVRRDRVGHINLVVPVAHIWYFRSLPNKIGYLLGLPSKKLDMIIYYERYVVIQAGNAKNAEGEPIQKMDFLTEEEYLNILEELPQDNNYLEDSDPNKFIAKMGAECLIDLLARIDLDSLSFELRHKANTETSKQRKTEALKRLQVVEALRESNLNRENRPEWMILKVVPIIPPELRPLVPLDGGRFATSDLNDLYRRVIIRNNRLKRLVEIKAPEVILRNEKRMLQESVDSLLDNTRKSSAVKTDSNRPLKSLSDSLKGKQGRFRQNLLGKRVDYSARSVIVVGPELRLFECGLPKNMAAELYKPFIIRKLIERGIVKTVKSAKKIIDKKEPVVWDILESVLKGHPVLLNRAPTLHRLGIQAFQPKLIEGKAIQLHPLACAAFNADFDGDQMAVHLPLGPEAILECQMLMLASHNILNPANGAPVTVPSQDMVLGLYYMTKLRTSTPEVKVKGEGLTFYSAEEVNIAYNEKRVDLNAQIKVRTIDFNAEGELVPQIIETTTGRVLFNEKVPAAAGYVNQVLTKKSLRDIIGDILKLTSVPETADFLDEIKTLGYLFAFRGGLSFSLGDIIIPPEKQSMIDAANTKVDGIKANYNMGLITNNERYNQVIDIWTSTNAELTELSMKRIREDQQGFNSVFMMLDSGARGSKEQIRQLTGMRGLMAKPKKSTAGGGSIIENPILSNFKEGLSILEYFISTHGARKGLADTALKTADAGYLTRRLVDVSQDVIVNSVDCGTLRGVEVSALKKNDEVVEKLGARVLGRIALNDVYNPLTEELIVEAGELIEDDIAAAIEASPIDAVEVRSPLSCEAKKGICAKCYGRNLATNKMVQRGEAVGVVAAQSIGEPGTQLTLRTFHVGGIAGNISEENNFAVKFDGVAEIEELKTVKGTDKDGNDLDIVISRTSELKLIDKKTGITLSTNNIPYGSTIFVKDGDKLKTGDVVCEWDPYNGVIVSEFAGKVRYENIEQGVTYQVEIDEQTGFQEKVISESRNKKIIPTLIVEDSKGEAIRSYNLPVGAHIMIDDGEKVKIGKVLVKIPRKSSKAGDITGGLPRVTELFEARNPSNPAVVSAIDGVVSFGKIKRGNREIIVESKFGDIKKYLVKLSSQILVQENDFIKAGMPLSDGSITPNDILNIKGPAAVQQYLVNEVQEVYRLQGVKINDKHFEVVVRQMMRKVRIIDSGDTIFLEDQLAHKADFIEENDAIFGKKVVENAGDSTNLKEGQLITAFELRDENSLLRREDKALVQARDVKPATATPILQGITRASLQTKSFISAASFQETTKVLNEAAVAGKIDTLEGLKENVIVGHRIPAGTGMRSYENIIVGSKEEFDQMMQAKQEVNYN; this is encoded by the coding sequence ATGGCAAGAAAGCAAGATAAGAATACAGTACAGAGATTCAACAAAATCTCAATTGGTTTAGCATCACCAGAGTCTATTTTAGCAGAGTCTAGAGGTGAGGTTTTAAAGCCAGAAACTATTAATTATCGTACACATAAACCAGAAAGAGATGGTTTATTCTGTGAGCGTATTTTTGGTCCTGTAAAAGACTACGAATGTGCTTGTGGTAAATATAAAAGAATTCGCTATAAAGGTATTGTTTGTGACCGTTGTGGTGTAGAAGTAACAGAAAAGAAAGTACGTAGAGATAGAGTAGGTCACATTAATTTAGTGGTACCTGTTGCTCATATCTGGTATTTCCGTTCTTTACCAAATAAAATAGGTTATTTATTAGGATTACCATCTAAGAAATTAGATATGATTATTTACTACGAACGTTATGTAGTAATACAAGCAGGTAATGCTAAAAATGCTGAAGGAGAGCCAATTCAAAAAATGGATTTCCTTACTGAAGAAGAATATCTAAATATTTTAGAAGAACTTCCTCAAGATAATAATTATTTAGAAGATTCAGATCCTAACAAGTTTATAGCTAAAATGGGTGCTGAGTGTTTAATCGATTTATTAGCACGTATAGATTTAGATTCTTTATCTTTTGAATTACGTCACAAAGCAAACACAGAAACGTCTAAACAACGTAAAACTGAAGCGTTAAAGCGTCTTCAAGTTGTAGAAGCTTTACGTGAGTCTAACTTAAATAGAGAAAACCGTCCAGAATGGATGATCTTAAAAGTTGTGCCAATTATTCCGCCAGAATTAAGACCTTTAGTGCCTTTAGATGGTGGACGTTTTGCAACTTCAGATTTAAATGATTTATACCGTCGTGTAATTATACGTAACAACCGTCTTAAGAGACTTGTAGAGATTAAAGCTCCAGAAGTAATCTTACGTAACGAAAAACGTATGTTACAAGAATCTGTAGATTCATTATTAGATAATACACGTAAGTCATCTGCAGTAAAAACAGATTCTAACAGACCGTTAAAATCTTTATCAGATTCACTTAAAGGTAAGCAAGGACGTTTCCGTCAAAACTTACTTGGTAAGCGTGTTGATTATTCTGCACGTTCGGTAATTGTAGTAGGACCAGAGTTGAGATTATTTGAATGTGGTCTTCCAAAAAATATGGCTGCAGAACTTTACAAGCCATTCATCATTCGTAAATTAATCGAAAGAGGAATTGTAAAAACGGTAAAATCAGCTAAAAAAATTATAGACAAAAAAGAGCCAGTAGTTTGGGATATTTTGGAAAGCGTCCTTAAAGGGCATCCAGTATTACTAAACCGTGCGCCTACGCTTCACCGATTAGGTATTCAGGCCTTTCAGCCAAAACTTATTGAAGGTAAAGCAATACAATTACACCCATTAGCGTGTGCAGCTTTTAATGCCGATTTTGATGGAGATCAAATGGCAGTGCATTTACCGTTAGGACCAGAAGCTATTTTAGAGTGTCAAATGTTAATGTTGGCATCTCATAATATCTTAAATCCAGCAAATGGAGCTCCAGTAACAGTACCATCTCAGGATATGGTACTTGGTCTTTATTATATGACTAAGTTACGTACATCAACACCAGAAGTTAAAGTAAAAGGTGAAGGCTTAACATTTTATTCTGCAGAAGAAGTAAACATTGCTTACAATGAAAAGCGTGTAGACTTAAACGCACAGATTAAAGTACGTACAATAGATTTTAACGCAGAAGGAGAATTAGTTCCTCAAATTATAGAAACTACAACAGGTCGTGTACTTTTCAACGAAAAAGTACCAGCTGCTGCAGGTTATGTTAACCAAGTATTAACTAAAAAATCTCTTAGAGATATTATTGGTGATATTTTAAAATTAACAAGTGTTCCTGAAACTGCAGATTTCTTAGATGAAATTAAGACATTAGGTTATCTATTTGCATTTAGAGGTGGATTATCATTTAGTTTAGGAGATATTATTATCCCGCCAGAAAAGCAATCTATGATTGATGCTGCCAATACGAAAGTAGACGGTATTAAAGCAAATTATAACATGGGACTTATAACAAACAACGAACGTTATAACCAAGTTATTGATATTTGGACATCAACAAATGCAGAATTGACAGAATTGTCAATGAAACGTATTAGAGAAGATCAACAAGGATTTAATTCGGTGTTTATGATGCTTGATTCTGGAGCGCGTGGATCTAAAGAACAGATTCGCCAGCTTACAGGAATGCGTGGATTAATGGCTAAGCCTAAAAAATCTACAGCAGGAGGAGGGTCTATTATTGAAAATCCAATTTTATCTAACTTTAAGGAAGGTCTTTCAATTTTAGAATACTTTATTTCTACTCACGGTGCACGTAAAGGTCTTGCCGATACAGCACTTAAAACTGCCGATGCAGGTTATTTAACGCGTCGTCTAGTAGATGTATCTCAAGATGTAATTGTAAACAGTGTAGACTGTGGTACATTAAGAGGTGTAGAAGTTTCTGCTCTTAAGAAAAATGATGAAGTTGTAGAGAAGCTAGGAGCACGTGTTTTAGGACGTATTGCACTTAACGATGTATATAACCCATTAACAGAAGAATTAATAGTAGAAGCAGGTGAGTTAATTGAAGACGATATTGCTGCGGCAATTGAAGCCTCTCCTATTGATGCTGTAGAAGTACGTTCACCATTAAGTTGTGAAGCTAAAAAAGGAATCTGTGCTAAATGTTACGGAAGAAACTTAGCAACTAACAAAATGGTTCAACGTGGTGAAGCAGTAGGTGTTGTAGCAGCACAATCTATTGGAGAACCAGGTACACAGTTAACACTTCGTACATTCCACGTAGGTGGAATTGCAGGTAACATTTCAGAAGAAAATAACTTCGCAGTTAAATTTGACGGAGTTGCCGAAATTGAAGAATTAAAAACTGTAAAAGGTACTGATAAAGATGGAAATGATTTAGACATCGTTATATCTCGTACATCAGAACTTAAGTTAATAGATAAGAAAACAGGTATTACATTAAGTACAAATAATATTCCTTACGGTTCAACTATATTCGTTAAGGATGGAGATAAGCTTAAAACAGGAGATGTTGTTTGTGAATGGGATCCATATAACGGTGTAATTGTTTCAGAATTTGCAGGAAAAGTGAGATATGAAAATATCGAGCAAGGTGTTACTTATCAAGTAGAAATTGATGAACAAACAGGTTTCCAAGAAAAAGTAATTTCAGAATCTAGAAACAAGAAAATAATACCAACACTTATTGTTGAAGATAGTAAAGGTGAAGCAATTCGTTCTTACAACTTACCAGTAGGTGCACACATCATGATTGATGATGGAGAGAAAGTTAAGATTGGTAAAGTCTTAGTTAAAATTCCTCGTAAATCTTCAAAAGCAGGTGATATTACTGGTGGTTTACCAAGAGTAACAGAATTATTTGAAGCTCGTAACCCTTCTAATCCAGCAGTAGTAAGTGCAATTGATGGTGTTGTTTCTTTCGGAAAAATTAAAAGAGGTAACCGTGAGATTATTGTAGAGTCTAAGTTCGGAGATATTAAGAAATACTTAGTGAAGTTATCAAGTCAGATTCTTGTTCAAGAAAATGATTTTATAAAAGCAGGTATGCCTTTATCTGATGGTTCTATTACACCAAACGATATCTTAAACATAAAAGGACCAGCAGCTGTACAACAATACTTAGTGAACGAAGTTCAAGAAGTATACCGTTTACAAGGTGTGAAGATTAACGATAAGCATTTCGAAGTTGTTGTAAGACAAATGATGCGTAAAGTGAGAATTATTGACTCTGGAGATACTATTTTCTTAGAAGATCAATTAGCACATAAAGCTGATTTTATCGAAGAAAACGACGCTATTTTTGGTAAAAAAGTTGTAGAAAATGCAGGAGATTCTACAAACTTAAAAGAAGGACAGTTAATAACGGCTTTCGAATTAAGAGACGAGAATTCTTTATTACGTCGTGAAGATAAAGCATTGGTACAAGCAAGAGATGTAAAACCAGCAACGGCAACTCCAATACTTCAAGGTATTACGAGAGCATCGTTACAAACTAAATCGTTTATTTCTGCGGCATCGTTCCAGGAAACAACGAAAGTACTTAACGAAGCAGCAGTAGCAGGTAAGATTGATACTTTAGAAGGTCTTAAAGAAAATGTAATTGTAGGACACAGAATTCCAGCAGGAACAGGAATGCGTTCTTACGAGAACATTATTGTAGGATCTAAAGAAGAGTTTGATCAAATGATGCAAGCTAAACAAGAGGTTAACTACAATTAG
- a CDS encoding DUF3467 domain-containing protein encodes MADNKDNKPKQNQINIELDEKVAEGTYSNLAIINHSVSEFVVDFVSIMPGTPKSKVKSRIILTPQHAKRLLKALGENVQRFEKAHGEIKDYEQPPIPLNFGPTGQA; translated from the coding sequence ATGGCAGATAATAAAGACAATAAACCGAAACAAAATCAAATTAACATAGAATTAGACGAAAAAGTAGCTGAAGGAACGTATTCTAATCTTGCAATTATTAATCACTCTGTATCAGAGTTTGTTGTAGATTTTGTTAGTATTATGCCTGGAACACCAAAAAGTAAGGTAAAATCTAGAATAATTTTAACGCCTCAACACGCAAAACGATTATTAAAAGCTTTAGGAGAAAATGTACAAAGATTTGAAAAAGCACATGGAGAAATAAAAGATTACGAACAACCTCCAATACCATTAAATTTTGGACCAACAGGTCAAGCATAA
- a CDS encoding peptide chain release factor 3, whose product MKFLDEIKRRRTFGIISHPDAGKTTLTEKLLLFGGAIQEAGAVKSNKIKKGATSDFMEIERQRGISVATSVLAFEYDGIKINILDTPGHKDFAEDTFRTLTAVDSVIVVIDVAKGVEEQTEKLVEVCRMRNIPMIIFINKMDREGKDAFELLDEIEQKLGLRVTPLSFPIGMGYDFKGIYNIWEKNINLFSGDSRKNIEETIEVSDLASEELNTLVGDKAANELREEIELVQGIYPDFNNQEYLDGKLQPVFFGSALNSFGVRELLDCFVEIAPKPRAKQSEERLVKPDEDKFTGFVFKIHANMDPNHRNRLAFVKIVSGEFKRNTPYLHVRHNKKVKFSSPNAFFAEKKEIVDISYPGDIVGLQDTGSFKIGDTLTEGEILNYKGVPSFSPEHFRYINNADPLKSKQLYKGIDQLMDEGVAQLFTLELNGRKVIGTVGALQYEVIQYRLEHEYGAKCTYENLNVFKACWIEPEDPKNDEYKEFLRVKQRYLAKDKSGKLVFLADSSFSLQMTQQKYPTVKFHYVSEYE is encoded by the coding sequence ATGAAATTTTTAGACGAAATTAAGAGAAGGCGAACATTTGGTATTATCTCGCATCCAGATGCAGGAAAGACAACACTTACTGAGAAGTTACTTCTTTTTGGTGGTGCTATACAAGAAGCTGGCGCAGTAAAAAGTAATAAGATAAAAAAAGGTGCTACTAGTGATTTTATGGAGATTGAACGCCAACGTGGAATCTCTGTCGCTACCTCTGTTTTAGCTTTTGAATATGATGGTATAAAAATAAACATTTTAGATACTCCAGGTCACAAAGATTTTGCTGAAGATACTTTTAGAACACTAACAGCAGTAGATAGTGTTATTGTTGTTATAGATGTTGCAAAAGGTGTTGAAGAACAGACCGAAAAACTAGTTGAAGTTTGCCGTATGCGTAACATACCTATGATTATTTTTATTAATAAAATGGATAGGGAAGGTAAAGATGCATTTGAGTTATTAGATGAAATTGAACAAAAATTAGGGCTAAGAGTTACGCCATTAAGTTTCCCTATTGGAATGGGTTACGATTTTAAAGGTATCTATAATATATGGGAAAAGAATATAAACTTATTTAGTGGAGATAGTAGAAAGAACATTGAGGAAACTATAGAGGTATCTGACTTAGCTTCAGAAGAATTAAACACTTTAGTTGGTGACAAAGCTGCTAATGAATTAAGAGAAGAAATAGAATTAGTTCAAGGAATATACCCTGATTTTAACAATCAAGAATACTTAGATGGTAAACTACAACCTGTATTTTTTGGTTCTGCTTTAAATAGCTTTGGTGTTCGTGAATTATTAGATTGTTTTGTTGAAATAGCACCAAAACCAAGAGCTAAACAAAGTGAAGAACGATTAGTAAAACCAGATGAGGATAAGTTTACTGGTTTTGTTTTTAAAATTCATGCCAACATGGATCCAAACCACAGAAATCGATTAGCGTTCGTAAAAATAGTCTCTGGAGAATTTAAAAGAAATACTCCTTATTTACATGTGAGACATAATAAGAAGGTTAAATTCTCTAGTCCTAATGCTTTTTTTGCTGAGAAAAAAGAGATTGTAGACATCTCTTACCCTGGTGATATAGTTGGATTACAAGACACTGGAAGTTTTAAAATTGGAGATACTTTAACTGAAGGAGAAATTTTAAATTATAAAGGAGTTCCTAGTTTTTCTCCAGAACATTTTAGGTATATTAACAATGCTGATCCATTAAAATCTAAACAACTATATAAAGGAATTGATCAATTAATGGATGAAGGTGTTGCCCAATTATTTACTTTAGAATTAAATGGAAGGAAAGTAATTGGTACCGTTGGTGCTTTACAATATGAAGTGATACAGTATAGATTAGAACATGAATATGGAGCAAAATGCACCTATGAAAACCTAAATGTATTTAAAGCGTGTTGGATTGAACCTGAAGATCCAAAAAATGATGAATATAAAGAGTTTTTAAGAGTAAAACAACGCTATTTAGCTAAAGACAAAAGTGGTAAACTAGTATTTTTGGCTGATTCTTCTTTTTCTCTACAAATGACACAACAAAAATATCCAACAGTGAAATTTCACTATGTTTCAGAATACGAATAG